The Anas platyrhynchos isolate ZD024472 breed Pekin duck chromosome 3, IASCAAS_PekinDuck_T2T, whole genome shotgun sequence genome includes a window with the following:
- the SLC5A6 gene encoding sodium-dependent multivitamin transporter has product MEFTAIDYTIFTLLLVLSLAIGLFYALSGGRQRTVQEFLLANRSMGFLPVALSLLATFQSAVAILGVPAEIYRFGTEYWFLGCSYFLGLLIPAHVFIPVFYRLQITSTYEYLELRFNKTVRIFGTVTFIFQMVIYMGVVLYAPALALNAVTGFDLWSAVLTIGLVCTLYTTLGGLKAVIWTDVFQTLVMFAGQLAVIVVGAQRVGGMARVWRVAEQEGKISGIDLNPDPYVRHTFWTLAFGGVFMMLSLYGVNQAQVQRYLSSRNERQAVLSCYAVFPCQQIVLCLSCLTGLVMFVYDREHPLVTGVSSDQLVLYFVMDVLKDLPGLPGLFVACLFSGSLSTISSAFNSLATVTMEDLVRPHCPGLSESRATQFSKLLALGYGLLCLGMAYLSSKLGPVLQAAISIFGMVGGPLLGLFCLGMFFPCANPAGAIVGLLAGLAMAFWVGIGSLVSSMGAAGGAPAANSTAPSPDANLTATLAATLLTPTAAPQSPTGLQKFYSLSYMWYSAHNSTTVIVVGLLVSLLTGPTKGTAVDPRTIYPVLPRLLCCLPPKWRRWLGCGVPLPAQAAGRPELTVTEKGPRVPNGVAADVVPRAEEEQGYVRTAGPPAYALQETSF; this is encoded by the exons ATGGAGTTCACGGCGATCGACTACACCATCTTcacgctgctgctggtgctgtccTTGGCCATCGGGCTCTTCTACGCGCTGAGCGGGGGCCGGCAGCGCACGGTGCAGGAGTTCCTCCTGGCCAACCGCAGCATGGGCTTCCTGCCCGTCGCCCTGTCCCTGCTGGCCACCTTCCAGTCGGCCGTGGCCATCCTGGGTGTGCCGGCCGAGATCTACCGCTTCGGCACCGAGTACTGGTTCCTCGGCTGCTCCTACTTTCTGGGACTGCTCATCCCGGCACACGTCTTCATCCCCGTCTTCTACCGCCTGCAGATCACCAGCACCTACGAG tACCTGGAGCTGCGCTTCAACAAGACCGTGCGCATCTTTGGCACCGTCACCTTCATCTTCCAGATG GTCATCTACATGGGGGTGGTGCTCTACGCGCCTGCGCTGGCCCTCAATGCAG TGACGGGCTTTGACCTCTGGAGCGCGGTGCTCACCATAGGGCTGGTCTGCACGCTGTACACCACGCTG GGCGGGCTGAAGGCCGTCATCTGGACGGACGTCTTCCAGACGCTGGTGATGTTCGCGGGGCAGCTGGCCGTCATCGTGGTGGGCGCGCAGCGCGTGGGCGGCATGGCCCGCGTCTGGCGCGTGGCGGAGCAGGAGGGCAAGATCTCGGGCATCGA cctcAACCCGGACCCCTACGTGCGGCACACGTTCTGGACGCTGGCCTTTGGGGGCGTCTTCATGATGCTGTCGCTGTACGGCGTGAACCAGGCGCAGGTGCAGCGCTACCTGAGCTCCCGCAACGAGAGGCAGGCCGTGCT CTCCTGCTACGCCGTCTTCCCCTGCCAGCAGATCGTGCTGTGCCTCAGCTGCCTCACCGGCCTCGTCATGTTCGTCTACGACCGTGAGCACCCGCTGGTGACCGGCGTCTCGTCCGACCAG CTGGTGCTGTACTTCGTGATGGACGTGCTGAAGGACCTGCCAGGGCTGCCCGGCCTCTTCGTCGCCTGCCTGTTCAGCGGCTCCCTGAG caccaTCTCCTCCGCCTTCAACTCGCTGGCGACGGTGACGATGGAGGACCTGGTGCGGCCGCACTGCCCCGGGCTGTCGGAGTCGCGGGCCACGCAGTTCTCCAAGCTGCTGG CTCTCGGCTACGGGCTGCTGTGCCTGGGGATGGCCTACCTGTCCTCCAAGCTGGGCCCCGTGCTGCAG GCAGCCATCAGCATCTTCGGCATGGTGGGGGGGCCGCTGCTGGGGCTCTTCTGCCTGGGCATGTTCTTCCCCTGCGCCAACCCCGCG GGCGCCATCGtggggctgctggcggggcTGGCCATGGCCTTCTGGGTGGGCATCGGCAGCCTGGTGAGCAGCatgggggcggccgggggggccccCGCAGCCAACAGCACCGCCCCCTCCCCTGACGCCAACCTCACCGCCACCCTCGCCGCCACCCTGCTCACCCCCACGGCGGCCCCACAGAG ccccacgggcCTGCAGAAGTTCTACAGCCTGTCCTACATGTGGTACAGCGCCCACAACTCCACCACCGTCATCGTGGTGGGGCTCCTGGTCAGCCTGCTCACCG GCCCCACCAAGGGCACGGCCGTGGACCCCCGCACCATCTACCCGGTGCTGCCGCgcctgctgtgctgcctgccccccAAGTGGCGGCggtggctgggctgcggggTGCCGCTCCCCGCCCAG GCCGCCGGGCGCCCGGAGCTGACGGTGACGGAGAAGGGGCCGCGGGTGCCCAACGGCGTGGCGGCGGACGTGGTGCCGCGGGCCGAGGAGGAGCAGGGCTACGTGCGCACGGCCGGGCCCCCCGCCTACGCCCTGCAGGAGACGTCCTTCtga
- the ATRAID gene encoding all-trans retinoic acid-induced differentiation factor, with protein sequence MAEPPGPPRGRSAPLGAAPGHGRTRPGWTGAGAERRARSWAAGTLLLLLLLLPGDAGGEVCGSCPGPLRNGSVVARFCASKLGTELRGRCCLDPGPPRRLLGLDLSNCSLRSLPAAFAEAAPVIVLDLTENPLAALPNSSFLGFTNLQNLTVPLELQCPGGSSAWQEVTERGSSRLCHGQRNPCNSSGELAWLCPENAACAPDGPGFTQCLCASPFHGYKCLREGAFPVLPFCSILGAVTAALSLLLWGTQRRKAKAL encoded by the exons atGGCGGAGccgccgggccccccccgcGGCCGTTCCGCCCCGCTGGGCGCTGCCCCGGGGCACGGCCGGACCCGGCCGGGCTGGACCGGAGCCGGAGCCGAGCGGCGGGCACGGAGCTGGGCCGCGGgcaccctcctgctgctgctgctgctgctgcccggggaTGCCGGCGGGGAG GTTTGCGGGAGCTGCCCGGGGCCGCTGCGGAACGGATCCGTCGTGGCCCGGTTCTGCGCCTCCAAGCTGGGCACGGAGCTGCGGGGACGCTGCTGCCTGGATCCGGGACCCCCGCGGCGCCTGCTCGG GTTGGACCTGAGCAACTGCTCCCTGCGCAGCCTGCCCGCTGCGTTTGCTGAGGCCGCGCCTGTCATTGTCCT GGACCTGACGGAGAACCCCCTGGCAGCCCTCCCCAACAGCTCCTTCCTGGGCTTCACGAACCTGCAGAACCT CACGGTGCCACTGGAGCTGCAGTGCCCAGGCGGGAGCAGCGCCTGGCAGGAGGTGACGGAGCGCGGGAGCAGCCGCCTCTGCCACGGCCAGAGGAACCCCTGCAACAGCTCCGGGGAGCTTG cctggctgtgcCCCGAGAACGCCGCCTGTGCCCCGGACGGCCCCGGCTTCACCCAGTGCCTCTGCGCCAGCCCCTTCCACGGCTACAAGTGCCTGCGCGAG GGCGCCTTCCCCGTCCTGCCCTTctgcagcatcctgggggcCGTGACGGCcgccctgtccctgctgctgtggggcaccCAGCGCCGGAAAGCCAAGGCCCTGTGA